From Desulforhopalus sp., one genomic window encodes:
- a CDS encoding DnaB helicase C-terminal domain-containing protein → MSNGNDLVSQFYLRHLGGEWQETLTADCPFCKEHGFAGGRLVVFLNPQSFFHGYFRCQNRCVPGGFPLWFARLAAIAPNEVPGYVPEQELAGVQPEYPVENLNDEIFAYKDRITDELYSQFKECEIGRPVLSEMRVGYNGRYLVYPYFQEDGNCYSARCVHPDRAEDFFWHGNQDFSREPFTLYNVEEIMRCENGALFLCEGEENLLTLKNLGFPGVAVPHYTALEKLSARLFAKVKTLFIAIGNTLESENAARNLASRVGYKARILTWQPNAPKHYTLRRLAKDAGKAFAGKVSEMVRQSRAFSPFATPQREYQVFLQTLSQEQGDEYQNLTSGFPLLDAAVGGVHGLNVIGGAPKVGKSTFVIQIASGMALRKIPVLYYDFENGRQKLYQRTLSRLSRLSSDQLRSGTGSEDEKRRALAATKNLEKMLFFWRVINDRKVTPELMRKHIDFIRHETRSEYTVVVIDSLHKLPFNEFSERRTGIDAWLRQMESMRDDLHVSFLVISELSRGAADSYREEPHLGVFKGSGDIEYSADNAMVLYPDMSANGGSAGQGMQSTLWLVASREHSPGRVAGYRQDYPYWGFTEHPLADPL, encoded by the coding sequence ATGAGCAACGGTAATGATCTCGTTTCCCAGTTTTATCTGCGGCATCTTGGGGGAGAGTGGCAGGAAACCCTGACCGCCGACTGTCCTTTTTGCAAGGAGCATGGCTTTGCCGGTGGCCGGTTGGTGGTGTTTCTCAATCCGCAAAGTTTTTTTCACGGCTATTTCCGCTGCCAAAATCGCTGTGTTCCCGGTGGATTTCCCCTGTGGTTTGCCCGTCTTGCGGCGATTGCCCCAAACGAGGTGCCGGGATATGTTCCAGAGCAGGAGCTTGCCGGGGTGCAGCCGGAGTATCCGGTTGAAAATCTCAACGACGAGATATTTGCCTACAAAGACAGGATAACCGACGAGTTGTATAGCCAGTTTAAAGAGTGCGAAATTGGTCGGCCCGTTTTATCCGAGATGCGTGTCGGCTACAACGGCCGCTATCTGGTGTATCCCTACTTTCAGGAAGACGGCAACTGTTACTCCGCCCGCTGTGTCCATCCCGACCGGGCGGAGGACTTCTTCTGGCACGGCAATCAGGATTTCAGCCGTGAACCTTTTACTCTCTACAATGTCGAAGAGATTATGCGCTGTGAAAACGGCGCACTGTTTCTCTGCGAGGGTGAAGAGAACCTCCTCACTCTGAAGAATCTCGGTTTTCCCGGGGTGGCGGTGCCCCATTACACCGCTCTCGAAAAACTGTCGGCCAGGCTTTTTGCTAAGGTGAAGACCCTCTTTATCGCCATCGGCAACACCCTTGAATCGGAAAATGCCGCGCGCAATCTTGCCTCGCGGGTCGGGTATAAGGCGCGGATACTTACCTGGCAGCCAAACGCCCCCAAGCACTACACCCTGCGCCGGTTGGCCAAGGATGCCGGCAAGGCCTTTGCCGGCAAGGTCAGCGAGATGGTGCGACAATCCCGCGCCTTTTCACCCTTTGCCACGCCGCAGCGGGAATATCAGGTGTTCTTGCAGACCCTTTCCCAGGAACAGGGCGACGAATACCAAAATCTTACCTCCGGCTTTCCTCTCCTTGACGCGGCCGTTGGCGGGGTGCACGGCCTGAATGTCATCGGCGGGGCACCGAAGGTCGGCAAGTCGACCTTTGTAATCCAGATTGCCTCGGGGATGGCCTTGAGGAAAATCCCGGTGCTGTATTACGATTTTGAAAATGGCAGGCAGAAACTTTACCAGCGGACCCTTAGCCGCCTGTCCCGCCTGTCAAGCGATCAACTGCGTAGCGGTACAGGTTCGGAGGATGAAAAACGCCGGGCCCTGGCTGCAACTAAAAATCTTGAGAAAATGCTTTTCTTCTGGCGGGTTATCAATGATCGTAAGGTGACGCCCGAATTGATGCGCAAGCACATCGACTTTATCCGCCACGAAACGCGCAGCGAATACACCGTGGTGGTCATCGACAGTCTGCATAAGCTTCCCTTCAACGAGTTTAGCGAACGGCGTACCGGCATCGATGCCTGGCTGCGGCAGATGGAGTCGATGCGCGACGACCTGCATGTTTCTTTTCTGGTCATATCGGAACTGTCGCGGGGTGCCGCCGATTCCTACCGGGAAGAACCCCATCTTGGGGTCTTCAAGGGTTCCGGCGATATCGAATACAGCGCCGACAACGCCATGGTGCTGTACCCGGATATGTCGGCCAACGGCGGTTCAGCCGGGCAGGGGATGCAAAGCACCCTCTGGCTGGTGGCAAGCCGGGAGCACAGTCCCGGGCGGGTCGCCGGTTACCGGCAGGACTACCCCTATTGGGGCTTTACCGAACATCCCCTCGCTGACCCATTGTAG
- the trmFO gene encoding methylenetetrahydrofolate--tRNA-(uracil(54)-C(5))-methyltransferase (FADH(2)-oxidizing) TrmFO, which translates to MTEKQIVTIIGGGLAGCEAAWQVVSRGLKVRLIDMKPHRYSPAHQSPDLAELVCSNSFRSNDPTSAVGLLKEEMRRCNSLIMAEAQETEVPAGMALAVDREQFAARITALLARHPLIEIVREEVETIPPPDNNPTILATGPLTSEPLAEALANLTGKERLAFYDAIAPIVYAESLDMNIVYCKSRYDDGPGDYLNCPMNREEYHRFITELANAEYMPLKGFEDIKYFEGCLPVEVIRSRGDDTLRFGPMKPVGLADPRTGRDPYAVVQLRKENRQGTTYNMVGFQTKLTYPEQKRIFRLIPGMEHAEFARLGSIHRNTFVMSPELLQPTLQFIARPDLLLAGQLSGVEGYVESAAMGLLAGINAARMVSGHGPVVPPPDTALGALIRHLTESDPKRFQPSNINFGLFPSWEGKVNKKVRGQERSQRALASLGRWQESVGL; encoded by the coding sequence ATGACAGAAAAACAAATAGTTACAATAATTGGTGGTGGCCTGGCCGGTTGTGAAGCGGCCTGGCAGGTCGTCAGCCGTGGCCTAAAGGTCCGCCTCATCGACATGAAGCCGCACCGCTACAGCCCTGCCCACCAATCGCCCGATCTCGCCGAGCTGGTGTGCAGCAACTCCTTCAGATCCAATGACCCCACCTCGGCGGTTGGCCTCCTGAAAGAAGAGATGCGCCGCTGCAATTCCCTGATCATGGCAGAGGCGCAGGAAACCGAGGTGCCGGCGGGCATGGCCCTGGCGGTTGATCGCGAACAGTTCGCCGCCCGGATCACTGCTCTGCTTGCCAGACATCCTCTGATTGAAATCGTCCGCGAGGAGGTGGAGACCATTCCGCCACCAGACAACAATCCCACAATCCTCGCCACCGGCCCCCTTACCTCCGAACCCCTCGCCGAGGCCCTGGCCAACCTTACCGGCAAGGAGCGGCTGGCCTTTTACGACGCCATTGCCCCGATCGTTTACGCCGAGTCACTCGACATGAATATCGTCTATTGTAAATCGCGCTACGATGACGGCCCGGGCGACTACCTGAACTGTCCGATGAACCGGGAGGAGTATCATCGTTTCATCACTGAGCTGGCAAATGCCGAGTATATGCCCCTCAAGGGCTTTGAGGACATCAAGTATTTTGAAGGCTGCCTGCCGGTTGAGGTCATCCGCTCGCGGGGCGACGACACCCTGCGCTTTGGACCGATGAAACCAGTCGGCCTCGCCGATCCGAGAACCGGCCGGGATCCGTACGCCGTTGTCCAGCTGCGCAAGGAAAATCGCCAGGGCACCACCTATAACATGGTGGGCTTTCAGACAAAGCTGACCTACCCGGAACAAAAACGCATCTTCCGCCTCATTCCGGGGATGGAACACGCCGAATTTGCCCGGTTGGGATCAATCCACCGCAACACCTTTGTCATGTCGCCGGAGCTTCTCCAGCCGACCCTGCAATTCATCGCCAGGCCCGATCTGCTGCTTGCCGGCCAGCTCTCAGGCGTTGAAGGCTATGTTGAATCAGCAGCAATGGGCCTCCTCGCCGGGATCAATGCCGCCCGCATGGTCAGCGGTCATGGACCGGTGGTGCCTCCGCCGGACACCGCCCTGGGCGCGCTGATCCGGCATCTCACCGAAAGCGATCCGAAACGGTTTCAGCCGTCGAATATCAATTTCGGGCTCTTTCCCAGCTGGGAAGGTAAGGTCAACAAAAAGGTACGCGGCCAGGAGCGCTCGCAGCGGGCGCTGGCAAGCCTTGGGCGGTGGCAGGAAAGTGTCGGCTTGTAG
- a CDS encoding LysR family transcriptional regulator, which yields MDTNTLQAFLAVADTGSFSLAADRLFLTQPAISKRVAALEDELTARLFERLGKRILLTEAGRALLPKARHILQEMADGRRLIADLATEVGGVLQMATSHHIGLHRLPNILRDYSLQYPQVECALRFLDSETACAAVAAGDCELAVVTLPEAAVEKLVLQKIWDDPLMIMVSREHPLVGMTGDCRELEKYPAILPETSTITRHLIERPFKNLGFTLKIGLETNYLESIRMLVSVGLGWSVLPLSMLNPSLACIDLPGVTFHRQLGVVVHAKRNLSRAAQVFYDMVLGSRAQAQ from the coding sequence ATGGATACCAATACCCTGCAAGCCTTTCTGGCCGTAGCCGACACCGGGTCGTTTTCCCTGGCGGCAGATCGGTTGTTTCTTACCCAGCCGGCGATCAGCAAGCGAGTTGCCGCGCTGGAGGATGAGCTGACGGCACGGCTCTTTGAAAGACTCGGTAAACGTATACTGCTCACCGAGGCCGGACGGGCACTTCTGCCCAAGGCCCGGCATATCCTCCAGGAAATGGCTGACGGCAGACGCCTGATCGCCGACCTGGCGACCGAGGTCGGCGGGGTGCTGCAGATGGCCACCAGTCACCATATCGGTCTGCACCGTCTGCCGAATATCCTTCGCGATTACAGTCTACAATACCCACAGGTCGAATGTGCCCTCCGCTTCCTCGACTCGGAAACAGCCTGTGCGGCGGTGGCGGCCGGCGACTGCGAGCTGGCAGTGGTGACCCTCCCGGAAGCCGCCGTCGAGAAGCTGGTTCTTCAGAAGATCTGGGATGACCCCTTGATGATCATGGTAAGCAGGGAGCATCCGCTGGTCGGTATGACTGGTGATTGCCGGGAATTGGAGAAATATCCGGCAATCTTGCCCGAAACCAGCACCATCACCCGCCACCTGATCGAAAGACCTTTCAAGAACCTGGGCTTCACCCTGAAAATCGGTCTTGAAACCAACTACCTGGAGAGCATTCGCATGCTGGTTTCGGTTGGCCTGGGCTGGAGCGTCCTGCCGCTTAGCATGCTCAACCCTAGCCTCGCGTGCATTGACCTTCCCGGAGTGACATTCCATCGCCAATTGGGGGTGGTTGTCCACGCCAAGCGCAATCTTTCACGGGCAGCCCAGGTTTTTTATGATATGGTGCTCGGGTCGCGGGCCCAAGCCCAATAA
- the leuC gene encoding 3-isopropylmalate dehydratase large subunit — protein MAQNLYDKLWDAHVVRDNGDGTCLLYIDRHLVHEVTSPQAFEGLRLAGRQPWRRQSILAVADHNVPTTDRSGGIADPASRLQVQTLDDNCRSLGITQFKLADIRQGIVHVIGPEQGAILPGMTVVCGDSHTATHGAFAALAFGIGTSEVEHVLATQCLVQKKSRSMLVRLNGQAGPGVTAKDMILAIIGQIGTAGATGCVIEFAGQAIRALSMEGRMTVCNMAIEAGARAGLIAADDKTVAYVQNRPFAPRGEIMEKAVVAWSELHSDTDAVFDRVVTIDVASLAPMVSWGTSPEMVAPIDAAVPDPRDEKDAVKAEGMRRALMYMDLVPGTALTEIQLDKVFIGSCTNGRIEDLRAAAAVIHGRKVAKTIKLALVVPGSGLVKRQAEAEGLDQVFRAAGFEWREPGCSMCLAMNDDRLAPGERCAATSNRNFEGRQGQGGRTHLVSPAMAAAAAIAGHFVDVRREAWS, from the coding sequence ATGGCTCAAAATCTCTACGACAAACTCTGGGACGCGCATGTGGTGCGCGACAACGGCGATGGCACCTGTCTCTTGTATATTGACCGGCATCTGGTGCATGAGGTTACCTCGCCCCAGGCCTTTGAGGGACTGCGTTTGGCCGGCCGGCAGCCCTGGCGGCGGCAAAGCATTCTGGCGGTGGCCGACCACAATGTCCCCACCACCGACCGGAGCGGGGGGATTGCCGACCCGGCCTCGCGTCTGCAGGTGCAAACCCTGGACGATAATTGTAGATCTCTGGGAATAACCCAATTCAAACTTGCCGACATCAGGCAGGGGATAGTGCATGTCATTGGGCCGGAGCAGGGGGCAATCCTCCCCGGGATGACGGTGGTCTGCGGTGATTCCCATACTGCAACGCACGGCGCCTTTGCGGCACTGGCTTTTGGCATTGGAACCTCCGAGGTGGAGCATGTCCTCGCCACCCAGTGCCTGGTGCAAAAAAAGTCCAGGTCGATGCTGGTGAGGCTCAACGGGCAGGCAGGACCGGGGGTGACCGCGAAAGATATGATCCTGGCGATTATCGGACAAATCGGTACAGCCGGGGCCACCGGTTGTGTCATCGAATTCGCAGGACAAGCCATCCGTGCCCTGAGTATGGAGGGGCGAATGACCGTCTGCAATATGGCCATTGAGGCCGGAGCGCGGGCGGGATTGATCGCCGCCGACGACAAGACGGTGGCCTATGTGCAAAATCGCCCCTTTGCCCCTCGTGGTGAAATCATGGAGAAGGCGGTTGTCGCCTGGAGCGAACTGCACAGCGATACCGACGCGGTCTTTGACCGGGTTGTCACGATCGACGTCGCATCTCTTGCACCCATGGTCAGCTGGGGGACATCGCCGGAAATGGTCGCACCGATTGATGCCGCCGTACCTGATCCACGGGACGAAAAGGATGCGGTGAAGGCAGAAGGAATGCGCCGGGCCCTCATGTATATGGATCTGGTCCCCGGTACAGCCCTCACCGAGATTCAGCTCGATAAGGTCTTTATCGGTTCATGCACCAATGGCCGCATTGAGGATTTGCGTGCAGCCGCCGCGGTGATCCATGGCCGCAAGGTGGCCAAAACCATCAAATTGGCCTTGGTGGTGCCCGGTTCCGGACTGGTGAAACGGCAGGCCGAGGCGGAGGGCCTTGATCAGGTATTTCGCGCCGCCGGGTTTGAGTGGCGTGAGCCGGGTTGCTCAATGTGTCTGGCGATGAATGACGATCGTCTTGCCCCCGGCGAGCGCTGCGCCGCCACCTCAAACCGTAATTTTGAAGGTCGGCAGGGGCAGGGCGGCCGGACCCATCTGGTCAGTCCGGCCATGGCCGCTGCGGCAGCCATTGCCGGGCACTTTGTCGATGTACGAAGGGAAGCATGGTCCTGA
- the leuD gene encoding 3-isopropylmalate dehydratase small subunit has translation MQAFTQLSGLVLPIDRANVDTDAIIPKQYLKSIHRTGFGANLFDDWRYLDPGEPYMDHGKRRINTGFLLNDARYQNAQILLTRENFGCGSSREHAVWALVDFGIRVVIAPSFADIFLTNTVNNGLLAISLEPSLIDRLFAEVSTNPGYRLTVDLEAQNIGTPSGESIAFAIEGFRRHRLLQGLDDIGLTLLHAEEIRTYEKNWAKAAPWLF, from the coding sequence ATGCAAGCATTTACCCAACTCTCCGGCCTTGTATTGCCGATTGACCGTGCCAACGTCGATACCGATGCAATCATCCCCAAACAGTATCTCAAATCCATCCATCGCACCGGCTTTGGTGCTAATCTCTTTGACGATTGGCGCTACCTCGACCCAGGTGAGCCCTACATGGATCACGGCAAACGGCGGATCAACACCGGTTTTCTTCTCAACGATGCGCGCTACCAAAACGCTCAGATCCTTCTTACCCGGGAAAATTTCGGCTGTGGATCGTCCCGCGAACATGCGGTCTGGGCCTTGGTTGACTTCGGCATCCGGGTGGTCATTGCCCCGAGCTTTGCCGATATCTTTTTGACCAATACCGTCAATAACGGCTTGCTGGCGATTAGTCTTGAGCCCTCACTGATTGACAGGCTGTTTGCCGAGGTCTCTACGAATCCCGGGTACCGGCTGACCGTCGACCTTGAAGCGCAAAACATCGGCACTCCGAGTGGTGAGAGCATCGCCTTTGCAATCGAGGGGTTTCGCCGTCACCGGTTGTTGCAGGGCCTTGATGATATCGGCCTGACCCTGCTCCATGCTGAAGAGATACGAACCTATGAAAAGAACTGGGCCAAGGCTGCTCCCTGGCTCTTCTAA
- a CDS encoding response regulator transcription factor, which produces MKILIVEDDLTSRLMLKGILVKWGHDVLIASDGFEALKQLQTADRPQAVILDWEMPGLDGLEVCRQIKKMDLSAPIHTILLTGRGSKEEIVQGLDAGADDYITKPFDANELKARVRAAERMVQVQETLARKVEDLEEALKHVKLLQGIIPICMHCHKIRNDNQAWDQLEAYITDHSDAQFSHSVCPDCVSKFYSDLNDDGK; this is translated from the coding sequence GTGAAAATTCTCATTGTTGAAGATGATCTGACCTCCCGCCTCATGCTTAAAGGGATCCTTGTCAAATGGGGGCATGACGTCCTTATTGCCTCAGATGGTTTCGAAGCATTGAAGCAGCTCCAGACAGCCGACAGGCCCCAGGCGGTAATTCTCGACTGGGAAATGCCGGGACTGGACGGCCTGGAAGTCTGCCGACAAATTAAAAAAATGGATCTTTCTGCTCCCATCCATACGATTTTGCTCACGGGAAGAGGCTCCAAGGAAGAAATTGTTCAGGGACTTGATGCCGGGGCCGATGATTACATCACCAAACCCTTTGATGCCAATGAACTCAAAGCCAGGGTCCGGGCTGCTGAGCGCATGGTTCAGGTTCAGGAAACCCTTGCCCGGAAGGTTGAGGATTTGGAAGAGGCCCTGAAACACGTGAAACTGCTCCAGGGGATTATACCGATCTGCATGCATTGCCATAAAATCCGTAACGATAACCAGGCCTGGGATCAACTTGAAGCATATATAACAGACCACTCCGATGCTCAGTTCAGCCATTCTGTGTGTCCTGATTGTGTGAGTAAGTTTTATTCGGATCTGAATGACGATGGCAAATGA
- a CDS encoding response regulator produces MINTIKSRLILTSLTIICIIFVLIVVLMRMHVKITAEYEKIIDHIILEYSIIDETSRFVLSSNSILNNINNQTRMANYLIIKKDLQSIFAKLDSVIIEDEIKVYYKGLKNIVIRMIQSSDEVVDEVLKGKIENISKIYTSLNQKNAFVRENTGNLILMELSYIKVLQEEKKKVNVKILTAGIVLIIVVCLSCIFFVFFSSHKISAPIIKLSRLAENVSDGELNVKFEKTMLDRKDEIGNLSQSFLFMITKLKEKIEETEAANLSKSEFLANMSHEIRTPINGVIGMTGLLLSTDLTPEQQDYAKNIQASGDALLSLIKDILDLSKIEAGKLDFEVIAFILRDTLEEVADLSAFKAHEKGLEYVIIVHPEVPSRLLGDPARLRQVLLNLVNNAIKFTETGEVIVEVSLDSETATTCRICFTIRDTGIGIAEDKQGKLFNAFSQVDGSTTRKYGGTGLGLSISKRLVELMDGDIGLVSREGEGSSFWFTAQFQKQLTAVDDVTFPLADISGKRVLIVDDNKTNRFVLREQLKVWGCRCAEASRAPEALEILHRASASGDGFDVAIIDMQMPVMSGDQLGSAIKQDQKLKQTRLVMMSSAARPGDATRLEQMGFSAYLSKPVKQLGLFECLTTLVGLNRNSGNKQSVPFVARHVLPEKHMVKRRILLAEDNLINQKVAAGILGKLGFPVDIVCNGKEAIKALETIPYSLVFMDCHMPEMDGYAATAAIRDPGSTVINRHLPIVALTADAMEGDRQKALAAGMNDYLAKPIMPEDLERILNTWLTGPPVAALQNGIDLNTTTSRDPENVRPLSETVSQVLNYTVLLDRLLGDKPMADEILGVFLTDLEDQVQQLTIFVESGDTISAAGQAHKLKGAAGNVGAELLREIAQAIETAARNNFFDELNRLKPELVFRYQELRNAIKERPV; encoded by the coding sequence ATGATAAATACCATTAAAAGCAGGCTAATTTTAACTTCCCTCACTATTATATGTATAATATTTGTACTGATAGTTGTTTTAATGCGAATGCATGTGAAAATTACTGCGGAGTATGAGAAAATAATTGACCACATCATTCTCGAGTATTCGATCATTGATGAAACATCTCGCTTTGTTCTAAGCTCCAATTCCATTCTCAACAATATTAACAATCAAACGAGAATGGCAAATTATCTTATTATCAAAAAAGATTTACAGTCAATTTTTGCAAAGCTTGATTCCGTCATTATTGAAGATGAAATAAAGGTTTATTATAAAGGGCTCAAGAATATTGTTATAAGAATGATTCAAAGCTCTGATGAAGTCGTAGATGAGGTTTTGAAAGGAAAGATTGAAAATATTTCAAAAATATATACATCCCTTAATCAGAAAAATGCATTTGTAAGAGAGAATACAGGTAACCTTATTCTAATGGAACTTTCATATATTAAGGTTCTTCAGGAAGAAAAAAAGAAAGTCAATGTAAAAATATTAACGGCTGGTATTGTTTTAATTATTGTTGTTTGTCTTTCGTGTATCTTTTTTGTATTTTTTTCTTCACATAAAATTTCGGCGCCTATTATAAAACTTTCCCGGTTAGCCGAAAACGTTTCGGACGGAGAGCTTAATGTAAAATTTGAGAAGACAATGTTGGACAGAAAAGATGAGATAGGGAATTTGTCTCAATCATTTCTATTTATGATCACAAAGTTAAAGGAAAAAATTGAGGAAACTGAAGCGGCTAACCTTTCTAAAAGCGAGTTTCTCGCCAATATGAGCCATGAAATTCGCACACCTATAAATGGTGTCATTGGAATGACTGGTCTTCTGCTGTCAACCGATCTTACCCCGGAACAGCAGGATTATGCCAAAAACATTCAGGCCAGCGGAGATGCTTTGCTTTCCTTGATCAAGGATATTCTTGATCTATCAAAAATCGAGGCTGGAAAGCTTGATTTTGAAGTAATCGCTTTTATTCTTAGAGATACCCTGGAAGAGGTAGCGGATCTGTCCGCTTTTAAGGCCCATGAAAAAGGCCTGGAGTATGTCATTATTGTCCACCCGGAGGTTCCCAGCCGGTTATTGGGTGACCCGGCGAGACTGCGGCAGGTTTTGCTTAATCTTGTCAATAATGCCATTAAATTCACTGAAACCGGAGAAGTGATTGTTGAAGTGTCATTAGACAGTGAAACAGCAACCACTTGCCGCATTTGTTTTACCATTCGAGACACAGGAATCGGTATTGCGGAGGACAAACAAGGAAAGCTGTTTAACGCTTTTTCCCAGGTGGATGGGTCCACGACGCGAAAATATGGCGGAACCGGATTAGGACTATCCATTTCAAAACGGCTGGTGGAGCTCATGGATGGAGATATAGGGCTTGTGAGCCGAGAAGGAGAAGGATCGAGTTTCTGGTTTACAGCGCAGTTTCAAAAGCAGCTAACAGCAGTTGATGACGTTACGTTTCCGCTAGCCGATATTTCCGGAAAACGGGTTCTCATCGTTGATGATAATAAGACCAATCGTTTTGTCTTGAGAGAGCAACTTAAGGTCTGGGGCTGCAGGTGCGCTGAAGCTTCAAGAGCCCCGGAGGCATTGGAAATCCTTCATCGGGCAAGTGCATCAGGCGATGGGTTTGATGTCGCAATTATTGACATGCAGATGCCGGTTATGAGTGGAGATCAGCTGGGCTCCGCCATCAAGCAGGATCAGAAACTGAAACAGACGCGACTGGTGATGATGAGTTCCGCTGCACGTCCTGGGGATGCAACGCGTCTGGAGCAGATGGGCTTTTCGGCTTACCTGAGCAAACCAGTGAAACAATTAGGTCTTTTTGAATGCCTGACAACGCTTGTGGGTCTGAATCGAAACTCCGGCAACAAGCAGTCCGTCCCTTTTGTGGCACGGCATGTCCTGCCCGAGAAACACATGGTGAAACGAAGGATTCTCCTAGCCGAAGACAACCTCATCAACCAAAAAGTAGCCGCCGGAATACTTGGAAAACTTGGTTTTCCTGTTGACATCGTCTGTAATGGAAAAGAAGCGATAAAAGCCCTTGAAACCATACCCTACTCACTGGTTTTCATGGACTGCCACATGCCGGAAATGGATGGCTATGCGGCCACCGCAGCTATCCGAGATCCTGGATCAACCGTTATTAATCGACACCTGCCGATTGTCGCTTTGACGGCCGATGCCATGGAAGGCGACAGGCAGAAAGCCCTTGCAGCCGGGATGAACGATTATTTGGCCAAACCGATCATGCCTGAAGACCTGGAACGGATTTTAAACACCTGGCTTACCGGGCCTCCTGTTGCCGCACTCCAGAATGGAATCGATCTAAACACGACAACCTCAAGAGATCCTGAAAATGTCCGGCCTTTATCTGAAACAGTTTCTCAGGTACTTAATTATACTGTACTGCTTGACCGGCTTTTGGGAGACAAACCAATGGCCGATGAAATCCTAGGGGTGTTTCTGACTGATCTCGAAGACCAGGTACAGCAGTTGACAATTTTCGTGGAAAGCGGGGATACCATATCCGCTGCCGGCCAGGCCCACAAATTAAAGGGAGCTGCCGGCAATGTAGGCGCCGAACTTTTGCGGGAGATTGCCCAGGCAATAGAAACAGCTGCCCGCAACAATTTTTTCGATGAGCTCAACAGGTTAAAACCAGAACTTGTATTCCGTTATCAAGAACTGAGAAACGCTATTAAAGAGAGGCCTGTGTGA
- the chvE gene encoding sugar ABC transporter substrate-binding protein yields the protein MINKTRDGVVYFVIFFLIGIFQDCIAAAQIDSEKSNITIGFSLGTRREERWLRDQKLFTEKVKELGGAVNIKFANNDSILQMSQAENLIMQGVDILVIVPHDGETAADIVAMAHNEGIKVIAYDRLIKNCDLDFYVSFDNVMVGELQAKSILSVIDRGDFAYIGGSQNDHNSYLVKNGTFNIIQPIINNGHINLVLDTFTEDWRPDIAFDHLKAYLEKNKHIDAVICANDGTAFGAIQALKEYELAGKVPVSGQDAELPACQRIVQGLQTVTVYKPIRLLAEKAAQIAMLIAQRKAVEPNKTIYNGAIEVPSYLIDPIAVTKENMDDTIIKDGFHSREDVYIKN from the coding sequence ATGATTAATAAAACAAGAGATGGCGTTGTTTATTTTGTGATTTTTTTTTTAATCGGCATCTTCCAAGATTGTATTGCGGCGGCACAGATCGATTCAGAAAAGTCAAATATAACGATTGGTTTTTCTCTGGGAACCAGACGGGAAGAAAGGTGGTTAAGAGATCAAAAATTATTTACCGAAAAGGTTAAAGAGTTAGGAGGCGCTGTTAATATAAAATTCGCCAACAATGACAGTATTCTCCAAATGTCCCAAGCAGAAAATTTGATAATGCAGGGGGTCGATATCCTAGTCATTGTACCTCATGATGGTGAGACTGCTGCAGATATTGTTGCAATGGCTCATAACGAGGGAATCAAGGTAATCGCCTATGATCGTCTGATTAAAAACTGTGATTTGGATTTTTATGTTTCGTTCGACAATGTAATGGTAGGCGAACTGCAGGCAAAAAGCATTCTATCTGTTATTGATAGGGGTGACTTTGCCTATATTGGAGGATCACAGAATGACCACAACTCCTACTTAGTAAAAAATGGAACTTTTAATATAATACAACCTATAATCAACAACGGCCATATCAATCTTGTACTGGATACGTTTACTGAAGACTGGAGACCTGACATAGCATTTGATCACCTAAAGGCGTATTTAGAGAAAAATAAGCATATAGATGCTGTTATTTGTGCAAATGACGGCACTGCTTTTGGCGCAATCCAGGCGCTCAAAGAATATGAATTGGCGGGCAAAGTTCCTGTATCCGGCCAAGATGCAGAATTGCCGGCATGTCAGAGGATCGTTCAAGGCTTGCAGACAGTTACTGTATACAAACCTATACGACTCCTCGCTGAAAAGGCGGCGCAAATTGCTATGTTGATTGCACAGAGAAAAGCTGTTGAACCGAATAAGACTATTTATAATGGGGCCATTGAAGTACCTTCATATCTTATTGATCCTATAGCGGTGACAAAAGAAAATATGGATGACACTATTATTAAAGATGGGTTTCACTCCCGTGAAGACGTTTATATAAAAAATTAA